GTCAGTTCGCCGGGGGAACGGGGTCGCCGGTGCGGGTGGCCAGCCACTGCTGGATCTCGAGCAGGTTGCCCTCCGGGTCGCGTAGGTAGGCACTGCGGATCCGGTCTCCGAAAGCGACCGGGCCCGTGAGGATTTCGGCGCCCCGGCCGGTGACCTCGGTCAGGTAGCGGTCGAGGTCGTCGACGCGGAGGGCGATCAGCGCGCCGTCGGCGCCGGGCCCGCCGCGCAGTACGCCGCCCAGGGTGGCGTCCAGGTCGGCGCGGTCGTGCAGGGAAAGCGCGCTGCCGTGTTCGGGTTTGAACGCCACGTACGGGGGTGCGACAGTGTCGAATTGGGGTCGCAGGCCGATCACGTCACGGTAGAACGCGGCGGTGCCGGTGAAGTCGGACACGATCAGCCGAATCTGGGTCAGATGCACATCGTGCGAACCTACGCCTACAGCCAGCCCAGGCGTTCGGCGGCACGGACGGCCTCGGCGCGGGTGCGGGTGCCGGTCTTGCCGATCGCCGCCGACAGGTGGTTGCGGACGGTGCCCTCGGACAGGTGCAGTCGCGCGGCGATCGCGGCGGCGGTGGCGCCACCGGCCGCGGCGGCCAGCACCTCGCGCTCCCGCGCGGTCAGCGGAGAGGTTCCGGCGGTGAGGGTTTCGGCGGCCAGCGCCGGATCGACCACGCGCAGGCCGAGGTGTACGCGGCGGACCGCGTCGGCCAATTCCCTTGCGGGCGTGTCTTTCACGATGAAACCGTCGGCGCCGGCGTCGATCGCGCGGCGCAGATAACCGGGGCGGCCGAAGGTGGTGACCATCAGGATCCGCACCCCCGGGAATCCCGCGTGCACCCGCTCGGCGGCCGAGATCCCGTCCAGGCCGGGCATTTCCACGTCGAGCAGGACCACGTCG
This DNA window, taken from Nocardia sp. BMG111209, encodes the following:
- a CDS encoding VOC family protein, producing MHLTQIRLIVSDFTGTAAFYRDVIGLRPQFDTVAPPYVAFKPEHGSALSLHDRADLDATLGGVLRGGPGADGALIALRVDDLDRYLTEVTGRGAEILTGPVAFGDRIRSAYLRDPEGNLLEIQQWLATRTGDPVPPAN
- a CDS encoding response regulator transcription factor, giving the protein MIRLLLADDQALVRGALAALLGLEPDLEVVAEVGRGDEVLAAVERTTPDVVLLDVEMPGLDGISAAERVHAGFPGVRILMVTTFGRPGYLRRAIDAGADGFIVKDTPARELADAVRRVHLGLRVVDPALAAETLTAGTSPLTAREREVLAAAAGGATAAAIAARLHLSEGTVRNHLSAAIGKTGTRTRAEAVRAAERLGWL